One window of the bacterium genome contains the following:
- a CDS encoding M20 family metallopeptidase: MEWSVDPQEAVGLLAECVRVKTANPPGEEARLAEILARRLGGAGVPVEVHVLAPGRANLSARLAGSGGRPALVLSGHTDTVPPGETPWKEDPWSARVVGDRLYGLGAADMKSGLAAMVMALIEIRRAGLRLRGDLVLAATAGEEVDFIGARAFTSTGALAGAGAIVIGEPTCGEVAVAHKGGMRLAVTTAGRTAHGSMPERGVNAILRMQEVIGRLRALRFPAHPRLGAPTLSINTIHGGTAPNVVPDRCRIEVDLRTVPGHDPNAYLGTVVEAVGDLGFPVDVALAAVAPAVETDADAPIVQAALDVVERRPGRPRRVTALPYVTEGSVYQPALRVPVIICGPGEPGQAHQPNEWVAVSHYLDAIRFYAAVAEAYLG, from the coding sequence ATGGAATGGTCCGTGGACCCCCAAGAAGCCGTGGGGCTCCTCGCCGAATGCGTGCGCGTGAAGACCGCGAACCCTCCCGGGGAGGAAGCGAGACTGGCCGAAATCCTGGCCCGACGCCTCGGCGGTGCGGGCGTACCGGTCGAGGTGCACGTCCTCGCGCCGGGGCGCGCCAACCTGTCGGCCCGCCTCGCGGGAAGCGGCGGGCGCCCGGCGCTCGTCCTGAGCGGACATACCGACACGGTGCCGCCGGGCGAGACGCCGTGGAAGGAGGATCCGTGGTCGGCGCGCGTCGTGGGCGACCGGCTCTACGGGCTCGGCGCGGCCGACATGAAGTCCGGGCTCGCCGCGATGGTGATGGCGTTGATCGAGATCCGCCGCGCCGGCCTGAGACTGCGGGGCGACCTGGTGCTCGCGGCGACGGCGGGGGAGGAAGTGGACTTCATCGGCGCCCGCGCGTTCACATCCACGGGGGCGCTGGCCGGCGCCGGTGCGATCGTGATCGGCGAGCCGACGTGCGGGGAGGTCGCGGTGGCCCACAAGGGCGGGATGCGGCTCGCGGTCACCACGGCGGGACGGACCGCGCACGGCTCGATGCCGGAGCGGGGGGTCAACGCCATTCTTCGCATGCAGGAGGTGATCGGCCGCCTTCGCGCGCTGCGCTTCCCGGCACACCCCCGGCTCGGCGCGCCCACCCTCAGCATCAACACGATCCACGGGGGCACCGCCCCGAACGTGGTGCCCGACCGCTGCCGGATCGAAGTGGACTTGAGGACCGTGCCCGGGCACGATCCCAACGCGTACCTCGGGACGGTCGTCGAGGCGGTCGGCGATCTAGGGTTTCCGGTCGACGTCGCGCTCGCTGCGGTGGCTCCCGCCGTCGAAACCGACGCGGACGCGCCGATCGTGCAGGCCGCGCTCGACGTCGTGGAGCGCCGCCCGGGACGGCCGCGGCGCGTCACCGCGCTGCCGTACGTGACCGAGGGGTCCGTGTACCAGCCGGCCTTACGCGTTCCCGTGATCATCTGCGGGCCGGGAGAGCCGGGACAGGCCCACCAGCCCAACGAGTGGGTGGCCGTGTCCCACTATCTGGACGCAATCCGGTTCTACGCCGCGGTTGCGGAGGCATATCTCGGGTAG
- a CDS encoding sugar kinase, whose protein sequence is MTPAVVGIGETLIRCTPSGGETLESAPVFTAHVAGAESNVCANLARLGVATAWISRLPRNPLGRHIASAIRGRGVDTDGVLWAPDGRVGLIFVQPATGPRPGEVLYYRRDSAFAQIDPDAVEWDRLAGAGVVHLTGITLGLGEGPRRLVERSIEEARRRGARISFDVNYRATLWPPEAARATLEPLIRGLDIVFVNDRDARTVFGADGDPPSVAAALRGRFGCDVLVLTLGARGALAQDGAGPHQVPAYPADVVDRIGRGDAFAAGFLYGSLRGSTADGLRAGVALAALKQTHPGDMCDATPDEVEALLQGSFSTFHR, encoded by the coding sequence ATGACCCCGGCCGTCGTGGGCATCGGTGAGACGCTGATCCGCTGCACGCCGTCCGGCGGTGAGACCCTGGAGTCGGCGCCGGTCTTCACTGCGCACGTCGCCGGCGCGGAATCCAACGTCTGCGCCAACCTGGCCCGGCTGGGCGTCGCCACGGCGTGGATCTCGCGGCTCCCGCGGAATCCGTTGGGACGGCACATCGCGTCGGCGATCCGCGGGCGCGGCGTGGATACCGACGGGGTCTTGTGGGCACCGGACGGCCGCGTCGGGCTGATCTTCGTCCAGCCCGCGACGGGGCCACGGCCGGGCGAAGTCCTGTACTACCGGCGGGATTCGGCGTTCGCGCAGATCGATCCGGACGCGGTCGAGTGGGATCGCCTGGCCGGCGCCGGCGTCGTCCACCTCACCGGCATTACGCTCGGACTCGGGGAGGGGCCACGCCGCCTGGTCGAACGGTCGATCGAGGAAGCGCGGCGGCGGGGCGCCCGCATCTCGTTCGACGTCAACTACCGGGCGACGCTCTGGCCGCCGGAGGCGGCGCGGGCCACGCTCGAGCCGCTGATCCGCGGGCTCGACATCGTCTTCGTGAACGACCGGGATGCCCGAACCGTCTTCGGCGCGGACGGCGACCCGCCGTCGGTCGCGGCCGCCCTCCGCGGCCGCTTCGGTTGCGACGTGCTGGTGCTGACGCTGGGCGCGCGCGGTGCCCTCGCGCAGGACGGCGCGGGGCCGCATCAGGTGCCGGCGTATCCGGCGGACGTGGTGGATCGGATCGGGCGCGGCGACGCGTTCGCCGCGGGGTTCCTGTACGGCTCCCTGCGGGGGAGCACCGCCGACGGGTTGCGCGCCGGCGTCGCGCTGGCCGCCCTCAAGCAGACACACCCGGGCGATATGTGCGACGCCACGCCGGACGAGGTGGAGGCGCTGCTTCAGGGCTCCTTCAGCACGTTTCACCGCTGA
- a CDS encoding ABC transporter substrate-binding protein → MRSFSGRVAPMLLLAVLAASTLGPAGGPAAGAGLPIKMIYAQASAAFTPLWVALDRGFFTKQGLDVTFAQVTGSSAVATLSSGEAQAMAIGGTEVADFDAAGGDLTLIAAGSNYPVFSLYVDKSIHSVRDLIGKKIAVTRTGTSTDTTARLFLEHYGLTGKVDIISAGGTLSGIMAAMSAGLAAGGILSPPTTAKAEAAGFVELVSGVRLGLPLVQAALAVRKSYIAQNRDTVLRILRAYVDAWAFVREPANAAAVQTAISHYTGASTEDAGVAYKAFFPAWQARVPRVDSRGVENNLRFSANPQVRKMVPASLIDDSLLTELVRSGYVK, encoded by the coding sequence ATGCGATCGTTCTCCGGGCGCGTCGCGCCCATGCTGCTGCTCGCGGTGCTCGCGGCATCGACGCTTGGACCCGCCGGGGGCCCCGCGGCCGGCGCCGGCCTGCCGATCAAGATGATCTACGCGCAGGCGAGCGCCGCGTTTACGCCGCTGTGGGTCGCGCTCGACCGCGGGTTCTTCACGAAGCAGGGCCTCGACGTCACGTTCGCACAGGTCACCGGGAGTTCCGCCGTCGCCACCCTGTCGTCCGGGGAGGCCCAGGCGATGGCCATCGGAGGGACGGAGGTGGCCGATTTCGACGCCGCGGGCGGCGACCTCACGCTCATCGCCGCCGGATCCAACTATCCCGTCTTTTCGCTGTACGTCGACAAGAGCATCCACTCCGTGCGCGATCTGATCGGCAAGAAGATCGCCGTCACGCGCACCGGCACGTCGACCGACACCACGGCGCGTCTCTTCCTGGAACACTACGGCCTCACGGGCAAGGTCGACATCATCAGTGCCGGCGGGACATTGTCCGGCATCATGGCGGCGATGTCGGCCGGCCTGGCCGCGGGGGGGATCCTCTCCCCGCCGACGACGGCCAAGGCGGAAGCCGCCGGCTTCGTGGAGCTCGTCAGCGGCGTCCGGCTCGGCCTGCCGCTGGTGCAGGCGGCGCTCGCGGTCCGGAAATCCTACATCGCGCAAAACCGGGACACGGTGTTGCGCATCCTTCGGGCCTACGTCGACGCGTGGGCCTTTGTGCGGGAGCCGGCGAACGCCGCCGCGGTGCAGACGGCCATTTCCCACTATACCGGGGCGTCCACGGAGGACGCGGGCGTCGCGTACAAGGCGTTCTTCCCGGCCTGGCAGGCGCGCGTGCCCCGCGTGGACTCGCGCGGCGTCGAGAACAACCTGCGCTTCAGCGCCAACCCCCAGGTGCGCAAGATGGTTCCCGCCTCTCTCATCGACGATTCCCTGCTCACCGAACTGGTCCGCTCCGGTTATGTGAAATAA
- a CDS encoding sensor domain-containing diguanylate cyclase, with amino-acid sequence MNDTPGSDLSRARPDKPLAFLARLANELTMVLSFAELLDGTLTMLAEEAGFDSCTVGLIDEANDVITLVRAVGIRADYTGLIVPRGRSLNWTVAESGEPLYVPDMCSDPRVYRLHDNIGSGIYAPLTVRGRVIGVLSAHRSAAGAFGPEDLDVLTVVARYLAGAIEVARLHEQLRELANTDELTRLPNRRCILERFAAELSRAGRDAQALSVAVVDLDDLKGINDTRGHQTGDLVLTQIADGLRRRIRAHDIVGRLAGDEFILLFPNTDREQAELIMRRVEDLEIAAAVPGRALTLSWGLATWPADGVEVDTLMAVADRHLYAMKRAHLAERPSPAGAPSVPPAHDTVAVSREGA; translated from the coding sequence ATGAACGACACGCCCGGATCGGATCTTTCGCGCGCGCGCCCCGACAAGCCGCTCGCCTTTCTCGCGCGGCTCGCCAACGAGCTGACCATGGTCCTGAGTTTCGCGGAGCTGCTGGACGGCACGCTCACGATGCTCGCGGAGGAGGCCGGGTTCGACTCCTGCACCGTCGGCCTGATCGATGAAGCCAACGACGTGATCACGCTCGTGCGCGCCGTCGGAATCCGGGCCGATTACACCGGGTTGATCGTTCCGCGCGGCCGGAGCCTCAACTGGACCGTCGCCGAATCGGGGGAGCCGCTGTACGTGCCGGACATGTGCAGCGACCCACGGGTGTACCGGCTGCACGACAACATCGGCTCCGGCATCTACGCGCCCCTCACGGTCCGCGGCCGCGTCATCGGCGTGCTGAGCGCCCACCGCAGCGCCGCCGGCGCGTTTGGTCCCGAAGACCTCGACGTGCTCACCGTGGTCGCGCGGTACCTCGCCGGCGCGATCGAGGTAGCCCGTCTGCACGAACAGCTCCGGGAGCTGGCCAACACCGATGAGCTCACGCGCCTGCCCAACCGCCGGTGCATCCTGGAGCGGTTTGCGGCGGAGCTGAGCCGCGCGGGCCGGGACGCGCAGGCCCTCAGCGTGGCGGTCGTGGACCTCGATGACCTGAAGGGGATCAACGACACACGCGGGCACCAGACCGGCGACCTCGTCCTCACGCAGATCGCCGACGGGCTGCGGCGCCGGATTCGCGCGCACGACATCGTGGGGCGGCTGGCGGGCGACGAGTTCATCTTGCTCTTCCCCAACACAGACCGCGAGCAGGCCGAGCTCATCATGCGGCGGGTCGAGGACCTCGAGATCGCCGCCGCGGTGCCGGGCCGCGCGCTCACGCTGTCCTGGGGACTGGCGACCTGGCCGGCCGACGGCGTGGAGGTCGACACGCTGATGGCCGTCGCCGACCGCCACCTCTATGCGATGAAGCGGGCGCACCTCGCGGAGCGTCCGTCCCCCGCCGGCGCCCCGAGCGTGCCCCCCGCGCACGACACGGTCGCCGTTTCGCGGGAGGGCGCCTGA
- a CDS encoding bifunctional 4-hydroxy-2-oxoglutarate aldolase/2-dehydro-3-deoxy-phosphogluconate aldolase, whose translation MVLATRVVPVIRTASAEWAEELAEILIAAGLEVVEITFTVPNAPAVIDRLRTRFPAVLIGAGTVTGAAAAEQAVGAGAQFLLSPSLSPGMVAVAHRHGALAVPGAYTPTEVLAALEGGAELIKIFPAEVGGPAHIRALRGPFPEARFLPTGGVRPDNVAEWFAAGAAAVGIGSALVGPADRPVDAGAVRKRADTLVRAVAAQRTAG comes from the coding sequence ATCGTTCTCGCCACTCGCGTCGTGCCCGTAATCCGCACGGCATCGGCCGAATGGGCGGAGGAACTGGCGGAAATTCTCATCGCCGCCGGACTCGAGGTCGTCGAGATCACGTTCACGGTGCCGAACGCCCCGGCCGTCATCGACCGTCTGCGGACGCGATTCCCGGCCGTGCTGATCGGGGCCGGTACGGTGACGGGCGCCGCCGCCGCCGAACAGGCCGTCGGCGCCGGCGCCCAATTCCTGCTCAGTCCGTCGCTTTCTCCCGGCATGGTGGCGGTTGCCCACCGGCACGGCGCGCTCGCGGTCCCCGGGGCCTATACGCCGACGGAGGTGCTGGCGGCGCTCGAGGGCGGGGCGGAGTTGATCAAGATCTTTCCCGCCGAGGTGGGCGGACCGGCGCACATCAGGGCGCTCCGCGGGCCGTTCCCTGAGGCCCGGTTTCTTCCGACCGGCGGAGTCCGGCCCGATAACGTGGCGGAGTGGTTCGCGGCGGGCGCCGCGGCGGTCGGGATCGGGTCGGCGCTCGTCGGTCCCGCCGATCGTCCGGTCGATGCGGGCGCCGTGCGGAAGCGGGCGGACACGCTGGTCCGGGCGGTGGCCGCGCAGCGGACGGCGGGGTAA
- a CDS encoding phage holin family protein, whose protein sequence is MFGKRQQDRDVLGDGRRTGPDDGDAAGEPTGTILRRLAANLRDMAAAHGLAAAQDLRRVIRDVVVSMILLSTVMMLGLYLIGLLVVAAVLALSLVLPAWAAALVVFAGVTVFAGALLLATAVTLRRIVRRMRATIAAAKEDARWFRTRILRID, encoded by the coding sequence ATGTTCGGGAAACGCCAGCAGGACCGGGACGTCCTCGGCGACGGACGGCGGACGGGTCCTGACGACGGAGACGCGGCGGGCGAGCCGACCGGCACGATCCTGAGGCGTCTCGCGGCGAACTTGCGCGACATGGCGGCGGCGCACGGACTGGCCGCCGCGCAGGATCTGCGTCGTGTCATCCGTGATGTGGTCGTGAGCATGATCCTGCTCTCCACGGTGATGATGCTCGGTCTCTACCTCATCGGCCTGCTCGTCGTGGCGGCGGTGCTGGCGCTGTCGCTGGTGCTCCCGGCCTGGGCGGCCGCGCTCGTTGTGTTCGCCGGCGTCACCGTGTTCGCGGGAGCGCTGCTCCTCGCGACGGCGGTGACCCTGCGCCGCATCGTTCGGCGGATGCGCGCCACGATCGCGGCGGCAAAGGAGGATGCCCGATGGTTCCGGACGCGGATTCTCCGGATCGACTAG